A single region of the Corallococcus caeni genome encodes:
- a CDS encoding MarR family winged helix-turn-helix transcriptional regulator, whose translation MSRNIHKEDEALSKDVDRIQELMFSLGRRRSLRDPIASTCEQLQFTPPQVHALLWLGLDGSLTMGELAKRLGVTEKTVTGVVDRLEREGHLQRERGETDRRVVRCRLTDKGKQTFAKLDRSMHRAMGVVMGMLDPEDRQALFRVLEKVLLKLDTPAPEAPASGT comes from the coding sequence GTGTCACGGAATATCCATAAAGAGGATGAAGCGCTCTCGAAGGACGTCGACCGCATCCAGGAGTTGATGTTCTCGCTGGGCCGTCGCCGTTCGCTCCGTGATCCCATCGCCAGCACCTGCGAGCAGCTCCAGTTCACGCCGCCCCAGGTGCACGCCCTGCTGTGGCTGGGCCTGGATGGCTCGCTCACCATGGGCGAGCTGGCCAAGCGACTGGGCGTCACCGAGAAGACCGTCACCGGCGTCGTGGACCGGCTGGAACGTGAAGGCCACCTGCAACGCGAACGCGGAGAGACCGACCGACGCGTCGTGCGCTGCCGGCTCACCGACAAGGGAAAGCAGACCTTCGCCAAGCTCGACCGCTCCATGCACCGCGCGATGGGCGTCGTCATGGGCATGCTCGACCCCGAGGACCGCCAGGCCCTCTTCCGCGTCCTGGAGAAGGTGCTCCTCAAGCTGGACACCCCCGCGCCGGAAGCCCCCGCGTCGGGCACCTGA
- the modA gene encoding molybdate ABC transporter substrate-binding protein, which yields MRRAWWGLLLAWVSVSSARAEEVLVFAAASTTDALQALAPAFQQASGHRVRFAFGASSDLSRQVVAGAPADAFLSADEAKLDVVDRAGLVQAGSRVDLLSNRLVVVVPVGSMAKVAGPADLKGLKRVVLAEPAAVPAGVYAKAWLTKAGVWADVAPRVVPAVDVRAALAAVEAGRADAGVVYATDAVGSKKVRVVFTVPEADAPRIVYPAAALTRGKAPEAGLAFVRFLQTEGARKEFRRLGFLDASAAKAESPDAGKGHPSP from the coding sequence ATGCGACGTGCATGGTGGGGGCTGTTGCTGGCGTGGGTGTCGGTGTCGTCGGCGCGAGCGGAGGAGGTGCTGGTGTTCGCGGCGGCGAGCACGACGGATGCGCTCCAGGCGCTCGCGCCCGCGTTCCAGCAGGCGTCGGGGCACCGGGTGCGGTTCGCGTTCGGCGCGTCGAGCGACCTGTCACGTCAGGTGGTGGCGGGGGCTCCGGCGGATGCCTTCCTCTCCGCGGACGAGGCGAAGCTGGACGTGGTCGACCGGGCGGGGCTCGTGCAGGCGGGCTCGCGTGTGGACCTGCTGTCCAACCGGCTGGTGGTGGTGGTGCCGGTGGGCTCCATGGCGAAGGTCGCCGGGCCGGCGGACCTGAAGGGGCTCAAGCGGGTGGTGCTGGCGGAGCCGGCGGCAGTGCCAGCGGGCGTGTACGCGAAGGCGTGGCTGACGAAGGCGGGCGTGTGGGCGGACGTGGCGCCGCGAGTGGTGCCGGCAGTGGACGTGCGGGCCGCGCTGGCGGCGGTGGAGGCGGGGAGGGCGGACGCGGGCGTGGTGTACGCGACGGACGCGGTGGGCTCGAAGAAGGTGAGGGTGGTGTTCACGGTGCCGGAGGCGGACGCGCCGCGCATCGTGTATCCGGCGGCGGCGCTGACGCGGGGCAAGGCGCCTGAAGCGGGGCTCGCGTTCGTGCGCTTCCTCCAGACGGAAGGCGCGCGGAAGGAGTTCCGTCGCCTGGGCTTCCTGGACGCGAGCGCGGCGAAGGCCGAGTCACCGGATGCGGGCAAGGGGCATCCCTCGCCGTGA
- the modB gene encoding molybdate ABC transporter permease subunit produces the protein MDEGLTGLVLFTVAVAALSTALILVPGVAAAYALARWKGPGRGVVETVLALPLVLPPTAVGLVLLELLARDSVLGRLLDAMGVEVVFTPKAVVLASAVMAFPLLVRSARAGFEEVDPRLVAVARTLGDTRTRAFFRVTLPLAWRGVLTGALLAFSRALGEFGATVLVAGNIPGRTQTLSLAIFQRTQVGQDAEALKLAGVAVVLAFGAMYVTEVVTRRRGARGLA, from the coding sequence ATGGATGAAGGACTGACAGGGCTGGTGCTGTTCACGGTCGCGGTGGCGGCCCTGTCCACGGCGCTCATCCTGGTGCCGGGCGTCGCGGCGGCGTACGCGCTCGCGCGTTGGAAGGGGCCGGGGCGGGGCGTGGTGGAGACGGTGCTGGCCCTGCCGCTGGTGCTGCCTCCGACGGCGGTGGGTCTGGTGCTGCTGGAGTTGCTCGCGCGGGACTCGGTGCTGGGCCGGCTGCTGGATGCGATGGGCGTGGAGGTGGTGTTCACACCGAAGGCGGTGGTGCTGGCGAGCGCGGTGATGGCGTTCCCCCTGCTGGTGCGCTCCGCGCGCGCGGGCTTCGAGGAAGTGGATCCACGGCTGGTGGCGGTGGCGCGCACGCTGGGGGACACGCGCACGCGGGCCTTCTTCCGGGTGACGTTGCCGCTGGCGTGGCGCGGGGTGCTCACGGGCGCGCTGCTCGCGTTCTCGCGGGCACTGGGTGAGTTCGGCGCGACGGTGCTGGTGGCGGGCAACATTCCAGGACGCACGCAGACGCTGTCCCTGGCCATCTTCCAGCGCACGCAGGTGGGGCAGGACGCGGAGGCGCTGAAGCTCGCGGGCGTGGCGGTGGTGCTCGCGTTCGGGGCCATGTACGTGACGGAAGTGGTGACGCGGCGGCGCGGGGCCCGGGGGCTCGCGTGA
- the modC gene encoding molybdenum ABC transporter ATP-binding protein produces MELSLRLPLARFTLEVEARFTSASVAVLGRSGSGKTSLLEVLAGLRRGASGRVVLDGRVLLDTASRIDVPPESRRMGYVPQDALLFPHLTAGQNVRFGVRAGRPSRVDEAVHLLELEPLLHRYPVTLSGGEKQRVALARALATNPALLLLDEPLAALDVALKERVLPYLLRVRDEARVPLLYVTHQLGEARALAREALLLDGGAVKAVGPADTVLGTVARGLLTGEPEENILEGALEHPESGGTRLRITEGLSLWVPDAPELPHGTRAAYAVPAEDILLSTGPLTGVSARNVLEGTVTKLEDAGAGECATHVDVAGIHWVVRLTHAAVRELSITPGLCVYLAVKSSACRRLAGRAS; encoded by the coding sequence ATGGAGCTGTCGCTGCGGCTGCCCCTGGCGCGCTTCACGCTGGAGGTCGAGGCACGTTTCACGTCCGCGTCGGTGGCGGTGCTGGGACGCTCCGGCTCCGGCAAGACGTCGCTGCTGGAGGTGCTCGCGGGCCTTCGACGGGGCGCCTCCGGACGTGTGGTGCTGGATGGCCGCGTGCTCCTCGACACGGCCTCCCGTATCGACGTGCCTCCCGAGTCCCGGCGCATGGGCTACGTGCCTCAGGACGCCTTGCTCTTCCCGCACCTCACCGCCGGACAGAACGTGCGCTTCGGCGTGCGCGCCGGACGGCCATCGCGTGTGGACGAAGCCGTGCACCTGCTGGAGCTGGAGCCGCTGCTGCACCGCTACCCGGTGACGCTGTCCGGAGGCGAGAAGCAACGGGTCGCCCTGGCGCGGGCGCTCGCCACCAACCCCGCGCTGCTGCTGCTGGACGAACCCCTGGCCGCGCTGGACGTCGCGTTGAAGGAACGCGTGCTGCCGTATCTCTTGCGCGTGCGCGACGAGGCCCGCGTGCCCCTGCTGTACGTCACCCATCAGCTCGGCGAAGCACGGGCCCTGGCCCGCGAGGCCCTGCTGCTGGATGGCGGCGCCGTGAAGGCCGTGGGCCCCGCGGACACGGTGCTGGGCACGGTGGCGCGCGGCCTGCTCACCGGTGAGCCCGAGGAGAACATCCTCGAAGGCGCGCTGGAACATCCCGAGTCCGGAGGCACGCGGCTGCGCATCACGGAAGGCCTTTCACTCTGGGTGCCGGATGCGCCGGAGCTGCCTCACGGCACCCGCGCCGCCTATGCCGTGCCGGCCGAGGACATCCTCCTGTCCACCGGACCCCTCACCGGCGTCTCCGCGCGCAACGTGCTCGAAGGCACCGTGACGAAGCTGGAGGACGCGGGAGCAGGGGAGTGCGCGACCCACGTGGACGTCGCGGGCATCCACTGGGTGGTCCGCCTCACGCACGCCGCCGTGCGCGAGCTGTCCATCACACCGGGCCTGTGCGTGTACCTCGCGGTGAAGTCCTCCGCCTGCCGTCGCCTAGCGGGCAGGGCTTCCTAA
- a CDS encoding protein NO VEIN domain-containing protein, translating into MGGKFTESYNRFPDGRRAWMFQASDEAGWNFEKLFAALPGSEVAVQMCGDRWVGSASSRKRIREEFQPGDLVFLYQAESQKAVVGLARLASHGYAQRWKGMPKGKGTFFDLDWWMRTVPLPYKAFKSDPVLAGMEKARIAQGTISRVSEAEAKRLLAIIALDAGQRAQVEREWRFPAKSGGLATPTPKPSKAGGREDDPVVRRAIEEHSMRIAQKHYEALGYEVENTASTQPFDLRCRRDAEEVRVEVKGTRSDGGAVELTAAEVKNARGSGWRTDLFIVAKIRVESSATAPAAHGGQFRKIEAWTPNDEDLLPTHFRYTPPR; encoded by the coding sequence ATGGGCGGCAAGTTCACCGAGAGCTACAATCGCTTCCCCGACGGGCGCCGCGCTTGGATGTTCCAGGCTTCCGACGAAGCTGGCTGGAACTTCGAGAAGCTCTTCGCTGCCCTGCCAGGCAGTGAGGTAGCGGTGCAGATGTGCGGCGACCGCTGGGTAGGATCAGCCTCAAGCCGCAAGCGTATTCGGGAGGAGTTCCAACCCGGCGACCTCGTGTTTCTCTACCAAGCGGAGTCCCAGAAGGCGGTGGTCGGCCTCGCACGCCTCGCCTCTCACGGATATGCGCAGCGCTGGAAAGGCATGCCCAAGGGCAAGGGCACCTTCTTCGACCTCGACTGGTGGATGCGCACTGTTCCTTTACCGTACAAGGCCTTCAAATCGGATCCAGTGCTCGCGGGCATGGAGAAGGCTCGGATTGCCCAGGGCACTATCTCCCGGGTATCGGAAGCGGAGGCAAAGCGGCTACTTGCGATCATCGCTCTCGATGCAGGACAACGAGCACAGGTCGAGCGGGAATGGCGATTTCCGGCTAAGAGTGGCGGACTGGCCACACCAACCCCGAAACCCAGCAAAGCGGGTGGTCGCGAAGATGATCCAGTGGTTCGTCGTGCTATCGAGGAGCACTCGATGCGCATCGCACAAAAGCACTACGAGGCTCTCGGCTACGAGGTGGAAAACACTGCCTCCACTCAACCATTCGACCTGCGATGTCGCCGAGATGCAGAGGAAGTGCGCGTGGAGGTGAAAGGGACGCGCAGCGATGGCGGGGCCGTTGAGCTTACGGCCGCCGAGGTGAAGAACGCTCGGGGCAGCGGGTGGCGCACCGACCTCTTCATCGTGGCGAAGATCCGCGTGGAGTCGTCGGCTACCGCTCCGGCCGCACACGGCGGGCAGTTTCGGAAGATCGAAGCGTGGACCCCGAATGACGAGGATCTGCTCCCTACTCACTTTCGGTACACCCCTCCGCGTTAG
- a CDS encoding pentapeptide repeat-containing protein — MAQDDSAVVKRLQQEDSFERETFEGLDLQGVDLGDKEFYRCTFLNCELQEGRWKDTLLEACVFQGCNLTRANFNAIRLRDVRFEGSKLMGIDWTGVAANPEVNFEECGMPYSSFVGVGLRQTSFVRCVAREANFFDMDLTDADFTGADLTGSNFRGCTLTRTDFSGATGLVLDPARNKLKDTRIPQDTAMSVVHELGMRVEGYHAKPAGRGAAKKPGAKR; from the coding sequence ATGGCCCAGGACGACAGCGCGGTGGTGAAGCGGCTCCAGCAGGAGGACTCCTTCGAGCGGGAGACGTTCGAGGGGTTGGACCTCCAGGGCGTCGACCTGGGCGACAAGGAGTTCTACCGGTGCACCTTCCTGAACTGCGAGCTGCAGGAGGGCCGGTGGAAGGACACGCTGCTGGAGGCGTGCGTGTTCCAGGGCTGCAACCTGACGCGCGCGAACTTCAACGCCATCCGGTTGCGGGACGTGCGCTTCGAGGGCTCGAAGCTGATGGGCATCGACTGGACGGGCGTGGCGGCGAACCCGGAGGTGAACTTCGAGGAGTGCGGCATGCCGTACAGCTCGTTCGTGGGGGTGGGCCTGCGCCAGACGTCCTTCGTGCGCTGCGTGGCGCGGGAGGCGAACTTCTTCGACATGGACCTGACGGACGCGGACTTCACCGGCGCGGACCTCACCGGCAGCAACTTCCGCGGCTGCACGCTGACCCGGACGGACTTCTCCGGCGCCACGGGCCTGGTGCTCGACCCCGCGCGCAACAAGCTGAAGGACACGCGCATCCCGCAGGACACCGCGATGTCCGTGGTGCATGAGTTGGGCATGCGCGTGGAGGGCTACCACGCGAAGCCGGCGGGGCGGGGGGCGGCGAAGAAGCCGGGAGCGAAGCGATGA
- a CDS encoding isoamylase → MMTPPRRHRRSPWLTRWHPLVAAGFASVLVSCAASETPDEAPAPAAPAVEDTGQSKQELLTWTLGAKYDATQANIDFNVYSSRATRIEVWIYKTALGAQEVVKYVMTKNATTNVWSKSVSVSTLKNTYGVTGTVYYGYRAWGPNWPYDASWTKTNNAAGFIADVDTSGNRFNPNKLLWDPYALELSHDPVNPSNADATVFASGPTHRYKDSGPYAPKSIVLPPDTTATGTKPTRAFKDDVVYEVHLRGLTKQDTGSGLDAACLGTYKTAGQKAAQLAALGVTAVEFLPLHETDNGNNDTVATTAGDNYWGYMNLSYFAPDRRYACDQTPGGPTREFKSMVKAFHDAGIKVLVDVVYNHTGEGGGWVSGDPSTYNVMSYRGLDNPTYYSLTKDMKFNWDNTGVGGNFNTRNPTARNVILHSLSYWKDTLGVDGFRFDLASVLGNIYEHETATTPGYEYNRDDPNTALNQITTQLDPRPEAGGAGTDFIAEPWAIGGNSYQVGNFPAKWREWNGAFRDTFRKDQNQLGVENVTPADLATRFAGSSDLYSDDGRKPAASVNFMVAHDGFTLKDLYSCNSKDNTQAWPKGPSDGGEDSNHSWDQGGSATLQRQAARNGLAFLMLSAGVPMLTGGDEFLRTQYCNNNAYNLDSNANWLNYAWSADQSNFRLFAKNLIAFRKAHPALRPAEFYKTNDNNGNVMEQHRWFKPDGFVPDATYFNSASNHALAYRIDASEFSGETVGAIYVAYNGWSAAVNFSLPWPGNGKQWYRVTDTCSWSESLGVDQVLLNPVTALGGEATNYSLCGRGVLVLVAK, encoded by the coding sequence ATGATGACCCCTCCCCGTCGTCACCGCCGGAGCCCCTGGCTCACGCGGTGGCATCCCCTCGTCGCCGCGGGCTTCGCGTCGGTGCTGGTCTCCTGCGCCGCCTCCGAGACGCCTGACGAAGCCCCCGCCCCTGCCGCGCCCGCCGTGGAGGACACCGGGCAGAGCAAGCAGGAGCTGCTCACCTGGACGCTGGGCGCGAAGTACGACGCCACGCAGGCCAACATCGACTTCAACGTGTACTCGTCGCGCGCCACGCGCATCGAGGTGTGGATCTACAAGACGGCCCTGGGTGCGCAGGAGGTCGTGAAGTACGTGATGACGAAGAACGCGACGACCAACGTCTGGTCCAAGTCCGTCTCCGTCTCCACGCTGAAGAACACCTACGGCGTCACCGGCACCGTCTACTACGGCTACCGCGCGTGGGGCCCCAACTGGCCGTACGACGCCAGCTGGACCAAGACGAACAACGCGGCGGGCTTCATCGCGGACGTGGACACCTCGGGCAACCGCTTCAACCCGAACAAGCTCCTGTGGGACCCGTACGCGCTGGAGCTGTCGCACGACCCGGTGAACCCCAGCAACGCGGACGCCACGGTGTTCGCGTCCGGACCGACGCACCGCTACAAGGACAGCGGCCCGTACGCGCCCAAGAGCATCGTGCTTCCGCCGGACACCACGGCCACCGGCACCAAGCCCACGCGCGCCTTCAAGGACGACGTCGTCTATGAGGTGCACCTGCGCGGCCTGACGAAGCAGGACACCGGCTCCGGGCTGGATGCCGCCTGTCTGGGCACCTACAAGACCGCGGGCCAGAAGGCCGCGCAGCTGGCGGCGCTGGGCGTGACGGCGGTGGAGTTCCTTCCGCTGCACGAGACGGACAACGGCAACAACGACACGGTCGCGACCACCGCGGGCGACAACTACTGGGGTTACATGAACCTCAGCTACTTCGCGCCGGACCGCCGCTACGCGTGCGACCAGACGCCGGGCGGCCCCACGCGCGAGTTCAAGAGCATGGTGAAGGCGTTCCACGACGCCGGCATCAAGGTGCTGGTGGACGTGGTCTACAACCACACGGGCGAGGGCGGCGGCTGGGTGAGCGGCGATCCCAGCACGTACAACGTCATGTCGTACCGGGGCCTGGACAACCCCACGTACTACAGCCTCACGAAGGACATGAAGTTCAACTGGGACAACACGGGCGTGGGCGGCAACTTCAACACGCGCAACCCCACGGCCCGCAACGTCATCCTCCATTCGCTGTCGTACTGGAAGGACACGCTGGGCGTGGACGGCTTCCGGTTCGACCTGGCGTCGGTGCTGGGCAACATCTACGAGCACGAGACGGCCACGACTCCGGGCTACGAATACAACCGCGACGACCCGAACACGGCGCTCAATCAAATCACCACGCAGCTGGATCCGCGTCCGGAGGCGGGCGGCGCGGGCACGGACTTCATCGCGGAGCCGTGGGCCATTGGCGGCAACTCCTACCAGGTGGGCAACTTCCCGGCGAAGTGGCGCGAGTGGAACGGCGCGTTCCGCGACACCTTCCGCAAGGACCAGAACCAGTTGGGCGTGGAGAACGTGACGCCGGCGGACCTGGCCACGCGCTTCGCGGGCTCGTCGGACCTGTACTCGGATGACGGCCGCAAGCCGGCCGCGTCCGTGAACTTCATGGTGGCCCACGACGGCTTCACCCTGAAGGACCTGTACTCGTGCAACAGCAAGGACAACACCCAGGCGTGGCCCAAGGGGCCGTCCGACGGCGGCGAGGACAGCAACCACAGCTGGGACCAGGGCGGCAGCGCGACGCTCCAGCGGCAGGCGGCGCGCAACGGCCTGGCGTTCCTGATGCTGAGCGCGGGCGTGCCCATGCTGACGGGCGGCGACGAGTTCCTGCGCACGCAGTACTGCAACAACAACGCGTACAACCTGGACTCGAACGCGAACTGGCTGAACTACGCGTGGAGCGCGGACCAGTCCAACTTCCGCCTGTTCGCCAAGAACCTCATCGCGTTCCGCAAGGCGCACCCCGCGCTGCGTCCGGCGGAGTTCTACAAGACGAACGACAACAACGGGAACGTGATGGAGCAGCACCGCTGGTTCAAGCCGGACGGCTTCGTTCCGGACGCGACGTACTTCAACAGCGCGAGCAACCACGCGCTGGCCTACCGCATCGACGCGTCGGAGTTCTCCGGTGAGACGGTGGGCGCCATCTACGTCGCGTACAACGGCTGGTCCGCCGCCGTGAACTTCTCGCTGCCGTGGCCGGGCAATGGCAAGCAGTGGTACCGCGTGACGGACACCTGCTCGTGGAGCGAGAGCCTGGGCGTGGACCAGGTGCTGCTCAACCCGGTCACCGCGCTCGGCGGCGAGGCCACGAACTACAGCCTGTGCGGCCGCGGCGTGCTGGTGCTGGTGGCCAAGTAG
- a CDS encoding DUF4215 domain-containing protein codes for MTRVPSSPLSGGSSVARALLLVAAPLLLLTSCFQPTTVDCASGLVCPEGLKCAASQDVCISTDCGDGVIQDTEQCDDGNVVDGDGCSRDCQSNETCGNDVVDLARGEKCDDGNTVDGDGCSADCLSNELCGNGVVDTAVGEKCDDRNNTSGDGCSADCLSTEVCGNKYTDPSKEERCDDGNTVSGDGCSADCRSQESCGNRYVDTAKGEKCDDGNNSNGDGCSSDCKSDETCGNGVLDTIKGEICDDGNNVSEDGCSADCRSAEGCGNGVRDGEEQCDDKGESATCNLNCTVRVCGDGIVNRTAGELCDDKGESAFCNANCTLRACGDGVVNTSAGEQCDNPGPANSPTCDADCSIAFCGDGFTNTTRGELCDTAGNSRTCNADCTPAACGDRFLNTAAGEQCDDGPNSAICDVDCTPTACGDGVTNTAAKEQCDDGNTNDDDDCLGTCKPNVCGDTVVNVNGPDRPEACDDGNTKTETACDYGTASCQACSGDCKAALDLKGNVCGDLVKDPTNEACDDGNTETEEACPYGTANCTVCRFDCKESLPRKGNTCGDGVKDPDHEVCDDGNTKTETACDYGVASCQKCSNDCQQILELQGNVCGDKKQDPSAANEVCDDGNTTTETSCPYGTASCQVCRFDCKEVLTAQGNVCGDNVKDPDHEACDDGNTTTEGACPYGTASCQKCSKDCQEVLSLQGNVCGDGVKDANNANEVCDDGNTATCGSCSANCKTKTLQAATGIITASSSANMNDGETFTISDGITTITFEVDRDGKLKNADNQRVLVENNTTSTQIALNIRDAINSVTEPFEIQASVATNSSNVNVTHKLQGTIGNQAMTEKITASAFKVVGLSGGSGYDCTEGIRCVGNEDCARDLVCGASKTCVPAP; via the coding sequence ATGACACGCGTCCCCTCCTCCCCGCTCTCCGGCGGCTCCTCCGTGGCGCGCGCCCTGCTGCTCGTGGCCGCGCCGCTGCTGCTCCTCACCTCGTGCTTCCAGCCCACCACCGTGGACTGCGCCTCCGGGCTCGTCTGTCCGGAAGGCCTGAAGTGCGCCGCGTCCCAGGACGTCTGCATCTCCACGGACTGCGGCGACGGCGTCATCCAGGACACCGAGCAGTGTGACGACGGCAACGTCGTGGACGGCGACGGCTGTAGCCGCGACTGCCAGTCCAACGAGACGTGTGGCAACGACGTCGTGGACCTGGCCAGGGGCGAGAAGTGCGACGACGGAAACACCGTCGACGGCGACGGGTGCAGCGCGGACTGCCTGTCCAACGAACTGTGCGGCAACGGCGTCGTCGACACGGCCGTGGGCGAGAAGTGCGACGACCGCAACAACACCTCCGGCGACGGGTGCAGCGCGGACTGCCTGTCCACCGAGGTCTGCGGCAACAAGTACACCGACCCCTCGAAGGAGGAGCGCTGCGACGACGGCAACACCGTCAGCGGCGACGGGTGCAGCGCGGACTGCCGCTCCCAGGAGAGCTGTGGCAACCGCTACGTGGACACGGCCAAGGGCGAGAAGTGCGACGACGGCAACAACTCCAATGGCGACGGGTGCAGCTCCGACTGCAAGTCCGACGAGACCTGCGGCAACGGCGTCCTCGACACCATCAAGGGGGAGATCTGCGACGACGGCAACAACGTCAGCGAGGACGGGTGCAGCGCGGACTGCCGCTCGGCGGAAGGCTGCGGCAACGGCGTCCGCGACGGCGAGGAGCAGTGCGACGACAAGGGTGAGTCCGCGACCTGCAACCTCAACTGCACCGTGCGCGTCTGCGGCGACGGCATCGTGAACCGGACCGCGGGCGAGCTGTGCGACGACAAGGGCGAGTCCGCCTTCTGCAACGCCAACTGCACGCTGCGCGCCTGTGGCGACGGCGTGGTGAACACGTCGGCCGGCGAGCAGTGCGACAACCCCGGCCCCGCCAACAGCCCCACCTGCGACGCGGACTGCTCCATCGCCTTCTGCGGCGACGGCTTCACCAACACGACGCGCGGCGAGCTGTGCGACACGGCGGGCAACTCCCGCACCTGCAACGCGGACTGCACGCCCGCGGCCTGCGGCGACCGGTTCCTCAACACCGCGGCGGGCGAGCAGTGCGACGACGGGCCCAACTCCGCCATCTGCGACGTCGACTGCACCCCCACGGCCTGCGGCGACGGCGTCACCAACACGGCGGCGAAGGAGCAGTGTGACGACGGCAACACGAACGACGACGACGACTGCCTGGGCACCTGCAAGCCGAACGTCTGCGGCGACACCGTGGTCAACGTCAACGGCCCGGACCGCCCGGAGGCCTGCGACGACGGCAACACGAAGACGGAGACCGCGTGCGACTACGGCACCGCGAGCTGCCAGGCGTGCAGCGGCGACTGCAAGGCGGCGCTCGACCTGAAGGGCAACGTCTGCGGCGACCTGGTGAAGGACCCCACGAACGAGGCCTGCGATGACGGCAACACCGAGACGGAGGAGGCCTGCCCCTATGGCACCGCCAACTGCACGGTGTGCCGCTTCGACTGCAAGGAGAGCCTGCCGCGCAAGGGCAACACCTGCGGCGACGGCGTGAAGGACCCGGACCACGAGGTCTGCGACGACGGCAACACGAAGACGGAGACAGCGTGCGACTACGGCGTCGCGAGCTGCCAGAAGTGCAGCAACGACTGCCAGCAGATCCTCGAGCTCCAGGGCAACGTCTGCGGGGACAAGAAGCAGGACCCCAGCGCCGCGAACGAGGTCTGCGACGACGGCAACACCACCACGGAGACCTCCTGCCCCTATGGCACGGCGAGCTGCCAGGTGTGCCGCTTCGACTGCAAGGAGGTGCTGACGGCGCAGGGCAACGTCTGCGGCGACAACGTGAAGGACCCGGACCACGAGGCCTGCGACGACGGCAACACCACCACGGAGGGCGCCTGCCCCTACGGCACGGCGAGCTGCCAGAAGTGCAGCAAGGACTGCCAGGAGGTCCTGTCGCTCCAGGGCAACGTCTGCGGCGACGGCGTGAAGGACGCCAACAACGCGAACGAGGTCTGCGACGACGGCAACACCGCCACCTGCGGTTCGTGCAGCGCCAACTGCAAGACGAAGACGCTCCAGGCGGCGACGGGCATCATCACGGCCTCCTCCAGCGCGAACATGAACGACGGGGAGACGTTCACCATCAGCGACGGCATCACCACCATCACCTTCGAGGTGGACCGCGATGGAAAGCTCAAGAACGCCGACAACCAGCGGGTGCTCGTGGAGAACAACACGACCTCGACGCAGATCGCCCTCAACATCCGGGACGCCATCAACTCCGTGACGGAGCCCTTCGAAATCCAGGCGTCGGTCGCGACCAACAGCTCCAACGTGAACGTGACCCACAAGCTGCAGGGCACCATCGGCAACCAGGCGATGACGGAGAAGATCACCGCCAGCGCCTTCAAGGTGGTCGGCCTGAGTGGCGGCAGCGGCTACGACTGCACCGAGGGCATCCGGTGCGTGGGCAACGAGGACTGCGCTCGCGACCTGGTGTGTGGGGCCAGCAAGACCTGCGTCCCGGCGCCTTGA